In Shewanella sp. VB17, a single genomic region encodes these proteins:
- the radA gene encoding DNA repair protein RadA, producing MAKNKTAYVCNECGQDFPRWQGQCNACQQWNTITEVRISTSKPTNASVAGYAGAVGGGSKKLSEVKEFEAEKMLTGIGELDRVLCGGLTTGSVNIISGDPGAGKTTLLSDLVARMSQIMPSLYCTAEESLSQFKNRVKRLKLDCHEDNLYLMAETSVEAIIAELDAKQVKFAVIDSIQAVVTDLANGSPGSPSQVKSSAQSLTQYCKQNNVTMFLVAHVNKNNETAGPQTLIHIVDCLTHLECNDGQVRTLRANKNRFGDVDTVGIFKMTERGMISVDNPSEIFLSGSTTESAGATITCIRKGNRNLLLEIQCLTTETEGEFPQRVCVGLNMNRIKMLTGILRKHTKTKIFHDTYFNIVGGLKIDESETCIDLALVTALLSSLHDFVVPRTTCIMGELSLNGDVRPIDSGVPRVKEAVQHGFTEVFIPFRNYHKSMEGLGAKINPVKTIHELIELIN from the coding sequence ATGGCTAAAAATAAAACAGCATATGTGTGCAATGAATGTGGGCAAGATTTTCCGCGTTGGCAGGGACAATGCAATGCATGTCAGCAATGGAATACGATCACCGAAGTGCGTATCAGTACCAGCAAGCCAACTAATGCTTCTGTTGCGGGGTATGCCGGCGCTGTTGGCGGTGGCTCAAAAAAACTGAGTGAAGTTAAAGAATTTGAAGCTGAAAAAATGCTCACCGGGATCGGAGAGTTAGATCGCGTATTGTGTGGCGGCCTAACCACAGGATCGGTGAATATTATTTCGGGTGATCCCGGTGCGGGTAAGACGACCTTATTGTCTGATCTTGTTGCTCGTATGTCACAAATTATGCCTTCCCTTTACTGTACCGCCGAAGAGTCACTGTCTCAGTTTAAGAATCGCGTCAAGCGGCTTAAGTTAGACTGTCATGAAGACAATTTGTACCTTATGGCTGAGACCAGTGTCGAAGCCATTATTGCTGAGTTAGATGCTAAACAGGTCAAGTTTGCTGTTATTGATTCTATTCAAGCAGTGGTGACAGATTTAGCCAATGGCAGTCCGGGTTCGCCTTCCCAAGTAAAAAGCAGTGCTCAGTCGCTGACGCAATATTGTAAGCAAAACAACGTGACCATGTTTCTGGTGGCTCATGTCAATAAAAACAATGAAACCGCTGGACCGCAGACGTTGATCCATATTGTTGACTGTTTGACTCATCTAGAATGTAACGATGGTCAGGTACGTACCCTCAGAGCCAATAAGAACCGTTTTGGCGATGTCGATACCGTGGGTATTTTCAAAATGACAGAGCGAGGCATGATAAGCGTCGATAATCCGAGTGAAATTTTTCTGTCTGGATCAACCACCGAATCGGCAGGTGCAACGATCACCTGCATTCGTAAAGGAAATCGAAATTTACTTTTAGAAATCCAATGCTTAACGACTGAGACTGAAGGTGAGTTTCCCCAGCGTGTCTGTGTTGGTCTCAATATGAATCGAATTAAAATGCTGACAGGCATACTGCGAAAACACACTAAAACGAAGATTTTTCACGATACGTATTTTAATATCGTTGGCGGCTTGAAAATTGATGAGTCTGAAACCTGCATTGATCTTGCTCTGGTGACGGCACTATTGAGCAGTTTACATGATTTTGTGGTACCAAGAACCACCTGCATTATGGGCGAGCTTAGTTTAAACGGTGATGTTCGCCCGATAGACAGTGGCGTCCCGCGAGTCAAAGAAGCGGTGCAACACGGTTTCACTGAAGTTTTTATCCCTTTTCGAAATTACCATAAATCAATGGAAGGGCTAGGGGCAAAAATCAACCCAGTGAAGACGATTCATGAGCTGATTGAGTTAATTAATTAG
- a CDS encoding DUF2971 domain-containing protein: MDQPDKIYRYQKFSALSIGALCHDQLYFSEPRSFNDPLDCQPSVESDSNIDRLRLVLTTQIQQRVEAEILSSLTKAKVTGENSIKHAKEIAKQIAENELLDIKYNAKDPERESSYFDNECWLLTCEIERELLKKYDRGICCFTSNKYNPLLWSHYGDQHRGFCAGYDLNRKPKPDLHKVIYNGNRIVHTNLIAKAIIEEDLEYQKRLDENVLLRKAEPWSYEDEWRLFGKSGIQDSVLALKDITFGLRCTDAVRHSVIASLENRGDGINFYQIYQTRGTFDLEERLIDTKEPSSLPHTACSGFEVFGHLLEIPSEL, translated from the coding sequence ATGGATCAACCTGATAAAATTTATCGCTATCAAAAGTTTAGTGCATTAAGTATCGGTGCTTTGTGTCATGATCAATTATATTTTTCTGAGCCAAGATCATTTAACGATCCGCTTGACTGTCAACCAAGTGTTGAATCAGATTCTAATATAGATAGGTTGCGTTTAGTCTTGACGACACAAATACAGCAGAGGGTAGAAGCTGAAATTTTATCGTCACTTACTAAAGCAAAGGTTACTGGTGAAAACTCCATTAAACATGCGAAAGAAATAGCAAAACAAATTGCAGAAAATGAATTATTAGATATTAAATATAATGCAAAAGATCCCGAGCGTGAAAGTAGTTATTTTGACAATGAATGTTGGTTACTTACATGTGAAATAGAAAGGGAACTATTAAAGAAATATGATCGCGGTATATGTTGCTTTACATCTAATAAATATAACCCTTTACTTTGGAGTCACTATGGAGATCAACACCGTGGATTTTGTGCTGGATATGACCTAAATAGAAAACCAAAACCAGATTTGCACAAAGTCATATATAACGGTAATCGAATAGTACATACAAATTTAATAGCCAAAGCAATAATTGAAGAGGATTTAGAATATCAAAAAAGGTTAGATGAAAATGTTCTTCTACGAAAAGCAGAACCTTGGTCATATGAAGATGAGTGGCGTTTATTTGGGAAGAGTGGAATTCAAGACTCGGTTTTAGCGCTTAAAGATATTACGTTTGGTCTTAGGTGTACTGATGCTGTTAGACATTCTGTAATAGCATCGCTTGAAAATAGGGGTGATGGAATTAATTTTTACCAAATATATCAAACACGGGGAACTTTTGATTTAGAGGAACGGCTTATAGATACTAAAGAACCAAGTTCATTGCCTCACACCGCTTGCTCTGGTTTTGAAGTATTTGGCCATTTACTTGAAATTCCCTCGGAGCTATAA
- a CDS encoding GNAT family N-acetyltransferase: MNYDIKEIKPLHDSQVYEIIKKVAEEYGAIGEGFGPSDPEVTAMSQHYKDESASRYLVATVKGNIVGGSGIGSFNGSHDVCELRKLFLLSESRGLGLGKKLTEACLDYAKSKGYTSCYLDTLTSMKPAISLYEKLGFTHLDKPLEGTIHHGCDIWMLKAL; this comes from the coding sequence GTGAATTATGACATTAAGGAAATCAAACCGCTGCATGATAGTCAGGTTTATGAGATCATCAAAAAAGTCGCTGAAGAGTATGGCGCCATCGGCGAAGGTTTTGGCCCTTCTGATCCAGAAGTTACTGCCATGAGTCAGCACTATAAAGATGAAAGCGCTAGCCGCTATTTAGTGGCGACAGTAAAGGGCAATATTGTAGGCGGAAGTGGTATAGGATCGTTTAATGGCAGTCATGACGTTTGTGAGTTGCGTAAGTTATTTTTACTGTCTGAAAGCCGTGGCTTAGGCCTGGGTAAAAAGCTCACTGAAGCCTGTCTAGATTATGCTAAGAGCAAAGGATACACCAGCTGCTATCTGGATACCTTAACCAGCATGAAGCCAGCCATTTCTCTGTATGAAAAGCTAGGGTTTACACATCTTGATAAACCACTTGAAGGTACCATTCACCATGGCTGTGATATCTGGATGCTAAAAGCACTGTAA